AAACGAGACGAGGGTCTTACACTTGTTACCTTGTGCAGTATACAAGAAGCTGGTGAACGTCGATGATAGTCTAACAAACGAAATTATGCTTCTCTTGCAATTGTGGTCCACTGTTATCGCAAATTCTAGTACAAGTGGGATTTTTGGTCTGTCAGCTGTGCTAGCTGCACACTCGTGCGGTCAATTGAACGTAATTATGGTATGGATCACTGAATTTGTTAATAAGGCCAGAGAAAGGACGAAAACTGGCAATTTTATCGAAATTGGAATGATCGTGGAACGACACCTGAGGACATTGAAGTAAGGtgtacttttttatttcttttcttgttGGCTTTGTAGGAGTGATCTTCGCGACTACATTATGTGTTAATTGCAGTTTTATATCGTGTATCGAGGATGTGatgttcaaaatatattttgtcgAGATGTTCAGATCCACGATGGATATTTGCGTAATTGGCTATTACATTCTTTCGGTACTTGtcaaatgtatttttattattattactaatttatttctttcgagaatccatttttgcatattattgtttcattttcatttctagGAATGGGCTGACCAGGATATTCAGAATTTGATTACGTATTTTATGATGCTCATTTCAATTTGCTTTGACATTTTCGTGATATGTTATATCAGTGAAATATTAACGGAGCAGGTATTTGAGAGTCGTTAACATTAAAACTACCACAGTAACTAAAATGAATAATTCATAATCTTGTATAGTAAATGTATAGATTTGCAAGACTATGATTTTGATAATTTGAATGATTTCTTTGTATATCTTTCATTTGGACTCCTTTGTTAAAAGGTTTCATACTTCAGTCGTTTGTAgttttgatattaaaatattaatgtcaagcgatatgaatattaatttgaaatagtataaatgttaaaaatcaaAATCGTGATCATAAGTAATCGAACAAATTCTTAACAGTGCCAAAAAGTTGGTGAAGTGGTTTATATGACAAACTGGTATTATTTACCCAATAAAGTAATCCTAGACTTGATTTTGATCATCGCGCGATCGAGTACGGTTGTCCATTTGACTGCAGGAAAATTCATTCAGATGTCCGTTTATACGTTCGGTAATGTAAGTTAATTCGATACTTGCACTTATGCTCGTGTTGTCTATTCATTCGAGTATTCTACCGTTTCAGGTATTAAAAACAGGTTTCGCGTATTTGAATATGTTACAGCAAATGACGAGATAAAATGGAATCCTAGAAAAAGTATAAAgcgttttaaataattttatatataaagaatgaaatatacctacgtatattgtatataatttttatgttaAAAATTGATGTCAGAAATTGTGAATTTCAACCGTAATCAGAATTGCTTTTTAATTTGAACAATCAAAATTAGAAAACGTCAATCGTGAAACTATAGagaaatgtgaaataaaatCGAATCATGATACAGTAAGTATGAATATGGAAGTAAAATTGCCTTTCGAAACTCTAATTTCGAAAACTCTAAGTAGAAGAATCAGCAACAATTCATACGGTTTACAATTTCTAGTCGTATCatcattatacagggtggttggtaattggtggtacaagcggaaagggggtggttctacgcgaaaaaagaagtcgaaaatatagaataaaaattttttttatttttttattttttttaatttttccatcgagacaacgatctatagtGAGATCCGTTGTAACGAGACGTGGTAAAGTGCACgcataccgagcgaaaattcaaagtcgattttctcgaaaacaaagcctcaaacgaaaaatttttttctatattttcgacttcttttttcgcgtagaatcaccccctttccgcttgtaccaccaattaccaaccaccctgtatatgcacTCGTTTTCGTAAAAGATGATATCGGCTTATATAATCGATATAcgaatatacatgtataatagatgtaatgaaaatatgaatttacataaatatgcgcaatctatttattacattaattcttatttttatttgtagtaCTCTTCGAATAATGTAAAACACAACCAAAAATTGACCTTCAGCACTTAGTATTAAAAAATAGCAATTCCATCCATGAGATTATTTGTAATTTTCGAATACTTCGTTAACCCCTTCCTGGAAAAGTTCCCCATCGTTGTCATGAAAATTGAGTGTTTTATTTTGTGCTGATAAAGCGAAGAGCCAAACTAAGCGAATTTTTATCTCCACATGATAATGAAATTTACTTAAAAATCAATCATGCTATTATATTCATTTAGTGTAATAGAGTAATAACACACGAATGTGGCTTAGAAAGAATCTTGAAATATTTGAGTCCTGAAATGACTGAATTAATCCAACCTACATTATTCGagaaatatacatttttctatACTTCCAATTCAATCCCGTATATCGCACGAATAATTCTCCTTGCGTATGCATCATCTACGTCACGCGACATCTTTTGAACTGTCGACAACTTTTAAACGTATTCAGTAACTTACACTGCTTCAACAAGTGGCACAGAGACTGACTAGACAAATCGATCGGCAT
The Bombus vancouverensis nearcticus chromosome 6, iyBomVanc1_principal, whole genome shotgun sequence DNA segment above includes these coding regions:
- the LOC117157614 gene encoding uncharacterized protein LOC117157614, encoding MTEAVIVESDSNSNSDYSLQLNRWFLQSIGAWPSSPSTTRLEKIVSFILNIVCLSIVILAVIPSLLLMILGDESFNFKLKMFGYVSHWIFSGINYTALLTHGKNIRQCIEHIEADWRTVTREEDKNVMLKNAKLGRYIAGFSVIFVQGSVLCFFFAAALSTVEMQVGNETRVLHLLPCAVYKKLVNVDDSLTNEIMLLLQLWSTVIANSSTSGIFGLSAVLAAHSCGQLNVIMVWITEFVNKARERTKTGNFIEIGMIVERHLRTLNFISCIEDVMFKIYFVEMFRSTMDICVIGYYILSEWADQDIQNLITYFMMLISICFDIFVICYISEILTEQCQKVGEVVYMTNWYYLPNKVILDLILIIARSSTVVHLTAGKFIQMSVYTFGNYSSNNVKHNQKLTFST